A single region of the Streptomyces sp. NBC_01803 genome encodes:
- a CDS encoding cation diffusion facilitator family transporter, whose amino-acid sequence MGTGHHHHGSPPAGHGTAGAAHRGRLRTALILACVLLAAEIAGAAATGSLALLADAGHVATDVVGIAMALAAIHVANRPAAAGDRRTFGYARLEILAALANCLLLLGVGGYILFEAIERLRDPAEVPGGQTVLFGLFGLILNGISLALLMRGQRESLNVRAAFLEVAADALGSLAVVAAALTIMATGWQGADPAASLLIALLIVPRTVQLAREALDVLLEAAPKNVRIAEVKAHILGLPGVEDLHDLHVWTITSGMPVLSAHVVVSREELDAVGHERMLHSLQGCLGSHFAVAHCTFQLEPSGHAAHEPGLCDGPPAGPVGQTGRSTSRTSG is encoded by the coding sequence ATGGGTACCGGACATCACCACCACGGGTCGCCACCAGCCGGTCACGGCACGGCGGGCGCCGCTCACCGGGGACGGCTGCGGACCGCCCTGATACTGGCCTGCGTGCTGCTGGCCGCCGAGATCGCGGGCGCGGCGGCCACCGGCTCCCTCGCGCTGCTGGCGGACGCCGGGCATGTCGCGACGGACGTCGTCGGGATCGCCATGGCACTGGCCGCGATCCATGTGGCGAACCGGCCCGCCGCCGCCGGTGACCGCCGGACCTTCGGGTATGCCCGGCTGGAGATCCTGGCCGCGCTGGCGAACTGCCTGCTCCTGCTCGGAGTCGGCGGCTACATCCTGTTCGAGGCGATCGAGCGGCTGCGCGACCCGGCCGAGGTGCCGGGCGGGCAGACGGTGCTCTTCGGTCTGTTCGGCCTGATCCTCAACGGGATCTCCCTCGCGCTGCTGATGCGCGGGCAGCGGGAGAGCCTCAACGTGCGCGCGGCGTTCCTGGAGGTCGCCGCCGACGCGCTCGGCTCGCTCGCGGTGGTGGCGGCGGCCCTGACCATCATGGCGACGGGCTGGCAGGGCGCGGACCCGGCCGCCTCGCTGCTGATCGCGCTGCTGATCGTGCCCCGGACGGTCCAGCTGGCCCGCGAGGCGCTCGACGTGCTGCTGGAGGCCGCGCCGAAGAACGTGCGGATAGCCGAGGTCAAGGCACACATCCTCGGTCTGCCCGGGGTGGAGGACCTGCACGACCTGCACGTGTGGACCATCACCTCGGGGATGCCGGTGCTGTCCGCGCACGTGGTGGTGAGCCGGGAGGAGCTGGACGCGGTGGGGCACGAGCGGATGCTCCACAGCCTCCAGGGGTGCCTCGGGTCGCACTTCGCGGTGGCGCACTGCACCTTCCAGCTGGAGCCGTCGGGCCACGCGGCGCACGAACCGGGTCTGTGCGACGGCCCTCCGGCCGGTCCGGTGGGGCAGACTGGTCGGAGCACGTCCCGGACGTCCGGATAA
- a CDS encoding ATP-binding protein — MQTDVDGGPIRPAAWRLTAGPTDAAVPRIRHAVRDLVVRHRAPLSGDLLHGALLIVSELVTNAVRHAALLTPEIGVDVVLGLRSLRLAVEDGHPYRPKALEPVPEREQLGGRGLLLVRAIALETGGDCGVERTASGGKVVWATLPFDRV; from the coding sequence ATGCAAACCGATGTCGACGGCGGGCCGATTCGTCCGGCGGCCTGGCGACTCACCGCGGGGCCGACGGACGCCGCCGTTCCCCGCATCCGGCACGCGGTGCGTGATCTCGTCGTCAGACACCGGGCCCCGCTGTCCGGCGACTTGCTCCACGGCGCCCTGCTGATCGTCTCCGAGCTGGTCACCAACGCCGTCCGGCACGCCGCCCTGCTCACCCCCGAGATCGGCGTCGACGTCGTCCTGGGCCTCCGTTCCCTGCGGCTGGCGGTCGAGGACGGACACCCCTACCGGCCCAAGGCGCTGGAGCCGGTCCCCGAGCGCGAACAGCTGGGCGGGCGCGGGCTGCTGCTGGTGAGGGCGATCGCCCTGGAGACGGGCGGCGACTGCGGAGTCGAACGCACCGCGTCGGGCGGCAAGGTGGTCTGGGCGACGCTCCCCTTCGACCGGGTCTGA
- the galE gene encoding UDP-glucose 4-epimerase GalE, with product MSWLITGGAGYIGAHVVRAMRGAGERVVVLDDLSTGFAARLAPDVPLVTASVLDRGLLDGTLAAHGVTGVVHLAAKKRVAESVAEPLTYYRENVHGLTVLLEAVAAARVRRFVLSSSAAVYGMPDTDTVTEETPCHPMNPYGETKLAGEWLVRAAGRAHGIATVCLRYFNVAGAAAPELADTGAANIIPMFFERISGGEAPVIFGDDYPTPDGTCVRDYVHVADLAEAHLAAARHLAERPAPAPGEGDDLTLNIGTGTGASVREVAAMVAGITGVREPAAEVAGRRPGDPARVVASARLARERLGFTARRDLREMVSSAWEGWRLRHPGR from the coding sequence ATGAGCTGGCTGATCACCGGCGGCGCCGGGTACATAGGGGCGCACGTCGTGCGGGCGATGAGGGGCGCGGGCGAGCGGGTGGTGGTGCTGGACGACCTCTCCACCGGCTTCGCCGCGCGGCTGGCCCCGGACGTCCCGCTGGTGACCGCCTCGGTGCTGGACCGGGGGCTGCTGGACGGGACCCTGGCCGCGCACGGCGTCACCGGGGTGGTGCACCTGGCGGCGAAGAAGCGGGTCGCGGAGTCGGTGGCCGAGCCGCTGACCTACTACCGGGAGAACGTGCACGGCCTGACCGTGCTGCTGGAGGCGGTGGCCGCCGCCCGGGTGCGGCGCTTCGTGCTGTCCTCCTCCGCCGCCGTCTACGGGATGCCGGACACCGACACCGTGACCGAGGAGACGCCCTGCCACCCCATGAACCCCTACGGGGAGACCAAGCTGGCCGGTGAGTGGCTGGTCCGGGCGGCCGGGCGGGCGCACGGCATCGCCACGGTCTGCCTGCGGTACTTCAACGTGGCGGGCGCGGCGGCCCCCGAGCTGGCCGACACCGGGGCGGCCAACATCATCCCGATGTTCTTCGAGCGGATCTCCGGCGGCGAGGCCCCGGTCATCTTCGGCGACGACTATCCGACCCCCGACGGCACCTGCGTGCGGGACTACGTGCACGTGGCGGATCTCGCCGAGGCCCATCTCGCGGCGGCCCGGCACCTGGCGGAGCGCCCGGCGCCCGCGCCCGGCGAGGGCGACGACCTCACGCTCAACATCGGCACCGGCACCGGGGCGTCGGTCCGGGAGGTGGCCGCGATGGTCGCCGGGATCACCGGCGTGCGGGAGCCGGCCGCCGAGGTCGCCGGGCGCCGCCCAGGCGATCCGGCCCGGGTGGTCGCCTCGGCTCGGCTGGCCCGGGAGCGGCTGGGCTTCACGGCCCGCCGGGACCTGCGCGAGATGGTTTCCTCGGCCTGGGAGGGCTGGCGGCTGCGGCACCCCGGAAGGTAG
- a CDS encoding ABC transporter ATP-binding protein: protein MALPQGPLEHRYQGEHPVRTLAYLFRDDRWRLLVSVLAFIVKHSPVWLLPLVTANIIDIVVEQRPISELGANTLMLLVVLMLNYPTHLLYVRCMHGSVRRVGTALRSALCRRMQELSIGYHARISASALQTKVIRDVENIEVSAQQSADTGLAAVITLLGGLAVIAVRVPAALPAFVLVVPAASFLVRRLRGRLRRHNEHFRRQVEQLSTRVGEMTTLIPVTRAHGLERTALGRIDGSLRQVLTAGIRLDLLNGHFGALAWILLNAIGIGFLAGAALVSYYAWLPITPGDVVMLSTFFTTLTGSMTMLMGLTPIISKGLESVRSAGEVLQAPDLEVNAGKAEVRTVQGRVDFESVTFRYDGEGAAAVTDFRLSVPPGETVALVGASGAGKSTILNLLIGFIRPASGRILLDGVDMSTLDLRSYRRFLSVVPQESVLFEGSIRENVGYGMSDIDIQAVREALRDANALEFVDRLPNGLDTVVGERGARLSGGQRQRIAIARALIRDPRILVLDEATSALDTRSEALVQEAMDRLMRGRTVFVVAHRLSTVRGADRIVVLDHGRISEIGSHEELVERGGAYARLQSTQMT, encoded by the coding sequence ATGGCTCTTCCGCAAGGTCCCCTGGAGCATCGCTACCAGGGGGAACACCCGGTGCGGACCCTCGCCTACCTCTTCAGGGACGACCGGTGGAGACTCCTGGTCTCCGTCTTGGCGTTCATCGTCAAGCACAGCCCCGTCTGGCTGCTCCCCCTGGTCACCGCGAACATCATCGACATCGTCGTCGAGCAGCGCCCCATCTCGGAGCTCGGCGCCAACACCCTCATGCTGCTGGTCGTCCTGATGCTGAACTACCCCACCCACCTGCTCTACGTGCGCTGCATGCACGGCAGCGTCCGCCGCGTCGGCACCGCGCTCCGCTCGGCGCTGTGCCGCCGGATGCAGGAGCTGTCGATCGGCTACCACGCCCGGATCAGCGCGAGCGCCCTGCAGACCAAGGTGATCCGCGACGTGGAGAACATCGAGGTGTCCGCCCAGCAGAGTGCGGACACCGGGCTGGCCGCCGTCATCACGCTCCTCGGGGGGCTCGCCGTCATCGCGGTGCGGGTCCCGGCGGCGCTGCCGGCCTTCGTGCTGGTGGTGCCCGCCGCCTCGTTCCTGGTGCGCCGACTGCGCGGCCGACTGCGCAGGCACAACGAGCACTTCCGACGCCAGGTGGAGCAACTGTCCACCCGCGTCGGTGAGATGACGACACTGATCCCGGTCACCCGGGCCCACGGCCTGGAGCGCACCGCCCTGGGCCGGATCGACGGATCGCTGCGCCAGGTGCTCACCGCGGGCATACGACTGGACCTGCTCAACGGGCACTTCGGCGCGCTGGCCTGGATCCTGCTCAACGCCATCGGCATCGGCTTCCTGGCCGGCGCGGCCCTCGTCTCCTACTACGCGTGGCTGCCGATCACCCCGGGCGACGTGGTGATGCTCAGCACCTTCTTCACCACCCTGACCGGCTCCATGACCATGCTGATGGGCCTGACCCCGATCATCAGCAAGGGGCTCGAATCGGTCCGCTCCGCGGGTGAGGTCCTGCAGGCCCCCGACCTGGAGGTCAACGCCGGCAAGGCCGAGGTCCGCACTGTGCAGGGCCGGGTCGACTTCGAGTCGGTGACCTTCCGGTACGACGGCGAGGGCGCCGCCGCCGTCACCGACTTCCGCCTCTCCGTGCCGCCCGGCGAGACCGTCGCCCTGGTGGGCGCCTCGGGTGCCGGCAAGTCCACCATCCTCAACCTGCTCATCGGCTTCATCCGCCCGGCCTCCGGCCGCATCCTGCTGGACGGCGTCGACATGAGCACCCTCGACCTGCGCAGCTACCGCCGGTTCCTGTCCGTGGTGCCGCAGGAGTCGGTGCTCTTCGAGGGGTCCATCCGGGAGAACGTGGGCTACGGGATGAGCGACATCGACATCCAGGCCGTGCGGGAAGCCCTGCGGGACGCCAACGCCCTGGAGTTCGTCGACCGGCTCCCCAACGGCCTGGACACCGTGGTCGGCGAGCGCGGCGCGCGGCTCTCCGGCGGCCAGCGGCAGCGCATCGCGATCGCCCGCGCGCTGATCCGCGACCCGCGCATCCTGGTGCTCGACGAGGCGACCTCGGCGCTGGACACCCGCTCCGAGGCGCTGGTCCAGGAGGCGATGGACCGCCTGATGCGCGGGCGCACCGTCTTCGTGGTCGCCCACCGGCTCTCCACGGTGCGCGGCGCCGACCGCATCGTGGTGCTGGACCACGGCCGGATCTCCGAGATCGGCAGCCACGAGGAGCTGGTCGAGCGCGGCGGGGCGTATGCCCGTCTCCAGTCGACCCAGATGACCTGA
- the idi gene encoding isopentenyl-diphosphate Delta-isomerase, translating to MPHSAAVAADPIMLELVDEGGRTIGTAEKLSAHRAPGRLHRAFSVFLFDASGRLLLQRRAVDKYHSPGVWSNTCCGHPYPGEPPFLAAARRTAEELGVAPALLREAGTVRYSHPDPASGLIEQEYNHLFTGLVNAPPRPDPVEVAEVAFVSPAELADLRDRGTFSAWFPTVLEAARPAIRETTGAAAGW from the coding sequence ATGCCCCACAGTGCGGCCGTCGCGGCGGACCCGATCATGCTGGAGCTGGTGGACGAGGGCGGCCGGACGATCGGCACCGCCGAGAAGCTGTCCGCGCACCGCGCCCCGGGGAGACTGCACCGGGCCTTCTCCGTCTTCCTCTTCGACGCGAGCGGACGGCTGCTGCTCCAGCGGCGCGCCGTCGACAAGTACCACTCCCCCGGCGTCTGGTCGAACACCTGCTGCGGCCACCCGTATCCCGGTGAGCCGCCGTTCCTGGCCGCCGCCCGGCGCACGGCCGAGGAGCTGGGGGTCGCGCCCGCGCTGCTGCGGGAGGCCGGCACCGTCCGCTACAGCCACCCGGATCCCGCCTCGGGGTTGATCGAGCAGGAGTACAACCATCTCTTCACCGGGCTGGTGAACGCACCGCCGCGGCCGGACCCGGTGGAGGTCGCCGAGGTCGCCTTCGTCTCCCCCGCGGAGCTGGCCGACCTGCGGGACCGGGGCACGTTCTCCGCGTGGTTCCCGACCGTGCTGGAGGCGGCGCGGCCGGCGATCAGGGAGACGACGGGGGCCGCGGCCGGCTGGTGA
- a CDS encoding iron-containing alcohol dehydrogenase family protein, translating to MPVLTRLIPSPVSVDITAGALDNLAGLLADQRISSSGRLAVAISNGSGAALRERLAPALPGADWYEVAGGSLDAAVQLADAMRSGRYDAVVGLGGGKIIDAAKYAAARVGLPMVAVATNLAHDGICSPVSTLDNDAGRGSYGVPTPIALVVDLDVIRRAPVRYVRSGIGDAISNISAIADWELSHRETGEQIDGLAAAMARQAGEAVLRHPGGCGDDRFLTVLAEALVLSGIAMSIAGHTRPSSGACHEISHALDLLHPKRSAPHGEQVGLGAAFAMHLRGEPDQCGLFADVLRRHGLPVLPDDIGFTADEFVTAVAFAPQTRPGRYTILEHLDLTNDQIRDTYADYVKTIGS from the coding sequence GTGCCGGTACTGACCCGCCTCATCCCGTCCCCCGTCTCGGTCGACATCACCGCCGGGGCCCTGGACAACCTGGCGGGGCTCCTGGCCGACCAGCGCATCTCGTCCTCGGGGCGGCTGGCCGTCGCCATCAGCAACGGCTCGGGCGCCGCGCTGCGCGAGCGGCTGGCCCCGGCGCTGCCCGGGGCCGACTGGTACGAGGTCGCCGGTGGCAGCCTCGACGCCGCCGTGCAGCTCGCCGACGCGATGCGCTCCGGCCGCTACGACGCCGTGGTCGGCCTGGGCGGCGGCAAGATCATCGACGCCGCCAAGTACGCCGCCGCCCGCGTCGGCCTGCCGATGGTCGCCGTCGCGACCAACCTGGCCCACGACGGCATCTGCTCGCCGGTGTCCACCCTCGACAACGACGCCGGGCGCGGCTCCTACGGCGTGCCCACGCCCATCGCGCTGGTCGTCGACCTCGACGTGATCCGCCGGGCGCCGGTCCGGTACGTCCGCTCCGGCATCGGGGACGCCATCTCCAACATCTCCGCCATCGCGGACTGGGAGCTGTCGCACCGGGAGACCGGCGAGCAGATCGACGGCCTGGCCGCGGCGATGGCCCGGCAGGCCGGCGAGGCCGTGCTGCGCCACCCCGGCGGCTGCGGGGACGACCGCTTCCTGACCGTGCTCGCGGAGGCGCTGGTGCTCTCCGGGATCGCCATGTCGATCGCCGGGCACACCCGGCCGTCCTCCGGCGCCTGTCACGAGATCTCGCACGCGCTGGACCTGCTCCACCCCAAGCGGTCGGCGCCGCACGGCGAACAGGTGGGCCTGGGGGCCGCCTTCGCCATGCACCTGCGCGGGGAGCCCGACCAGTGCGGGCTGTTCGCCGACGTGCTGCGGCGGCACGGGCTGCCCGTGCTGCCCGACGACATCGGCTTCACCGCCGACGAGTTCGTGACGGCCGTCGCCTTCGCACCGCAGACCAGGCCGGGGCGCTACACCATCCTTGAGCACCTCGACCTGACCAACGACCAGATCAGGGACACCTACGCGGACTATGTCAAAACCATCGGTAGCTGA
- a CDS encoding DUF5941 domain-containing protein codes for MSTAILTGPPPPGSSLEGDLRGLGFSVRVADDSAGPSAALADIPAGERVALVDPRFVGHRHSLRLGLTDPRFGASAVPGAVAVLPDERGVLAAALAPAASAASAAPASASASTSRSVAAPPATGCLPDRVAARLEAAGTPVHRPDLGPLVATVPADAAERERAAEAVAAVDDEDYRLRTAVKSRDGFFTTHFVSPYSRYLARWCARRGLTPNQVTTASLITALIAAGCAATGTRAGFVAAALLLLGSFVLDCADGQLARYALRYSTLGAWLDATFDRAKEYAFYAGLALGAARGGDDVWALALGAMVLQTTRHIVDFAFNEAHPPAPGAASPGATALSGRLDRIGWTVWLRRMIVLPIGERWALIAVLTAVTTPRVTFTVLLAASGFAACYTTAGRLLRSRRLRGGGERGAAALAGLADSGPFAHAVAGARPRPAGGRLTAPLWALAGTAALVGVLLATAGDTRWYGVAAAACYAVCAGRAIAAPLERPFDWVLPPLFRCGEYLTVLVLAAHSGVNGALPAAFFLVAACAYHHYDTVYRLRGGAGAPPRRLVLATGGHEGRVLAVTAAALWATGHGFTTALAVLGGALALLVLGESIRFWISSQAPAVHDETGEPA; via the coding sequence CTGTCGACCGCCATTCTCACCGGTCCGCCCCCACCCGGGTCGTCGCTTGAGGGCGACCTGCGCGGGCTGGGATTCTCCGTCCGGGTGGCCGATGACAGCGCCGGTCCCTCGGCCGCGCTCGCGGACATCCCGGCCGGGGAGCGGGTCGCTCTCGTCGACCCCCGCTTCGTGGGCCACCGCCACAGCCTGCGGCTCGGCCTGACCGACCCCCGCTTCGGCGCCTCGGCCGTACCCGGTGCCGTCGCCGTGCTTCCGGACGAGCGCGGCGTGTTGGCCGCCGCCCTGGCCCCCGCCGCGAGCGCCGCGAGCGCCGCGCCCGCGTCGGCGTCGGCGTCCACGAGCCGGTCCGTCGCCGCGCCGCCGGCCACCGGCTGCCTGCCCGACCGCGTCGCCGCGCGCCTCGAAGCGGCCGGCACGCCCGTCCACCGCCCGGACCTCGGCCCCCTGGTGGCCACCGTCCCGGCCGACGCGGCCGAACGCGAGCGGGCCGCCGAAGCCGTCGCCGCCGTGGACGACGAGGACTACCGGCTGCGCACCGCCGTCAAGTCCCGCGACGGGTTCTTCACCACCCACTTCGTCAGCCCCTACTCCCGCTATCTGGCACGCTGGTGCGCCCGCCGGGGCCTCACCCCCAACCAGGTCACCACCGCCTCGCTGATCACCGCGCTGATCGCGGCCGGCTGCGCCGCCACCGGCACCCGCGCCGGATTCGTGGCCGCCGCGCTGCTGCTGCTCGGCTCCTTCGTGCTCGACTGCGCCGACGGCCAGCTCGCCCGCTACGCCCTGCGGTACTCGACCCTCGGCGCCTGGCTCGACGCGACGTTCGACCGGGCCAAGGAGTACGCCTTCTACGCCGGGCTCGCCCTCGGCGCGGCGCGCGGCGGCGACGACGTCTGGGCGCTGGCCCTGGGCGCGATGGTCCTCCAGACCACCCGGCACATCGTGGACTTCGCCTTCAACGAGGCCCACCCGCCGGCCCCCGGCGCCGCCTCGCCGGGCGCCACCGCCCTCTCCGGCCGGCTGGACCGGATCGGCTGGACCGTCTGGCTGCGGCGCATGATCGTGCTGCCCATCGGAGAGCGCTGGGCCCTGATCGCCGTCCTCACCGCGGTCACCACGCCCCGCGTCACGTTCACCGTGCTGCTCGCCGCCAGCGGGTTCGCCGCCTGCTACACCACAGCCGGACGCCTGCTGCGCTCCCGGCGGCTGCGCGGCGGCGGGGAGCGGGGCGCCGCCGCGCTCGCCGGGCTGGCCGACAGCGGACCGTTCGCGCACGCCGTGGCCGGCGCGCGCCCGCGCCCGGCCGGCGGCCGTCTCACCGCGCCGCTGTGGGCCCTGGCCGGGACCGCCGCGCTGGTCGGCGTCCTGCTCGCCACCGCCGGCGACACCCGCTGGTACGGCGTCGCCGCGGCGGCGTGCTACGCGGTGTGCGCGGGGCGGGCGATCGCGGCGCCCCTGGAGCGGCCGTTCGACTGGGTGCTGCCGCCGCTGTTCCGCTGCGGCGAGTACCTGACCGTTCTGGTCCTCGCCGCCCACAGCGGAGTGAACGGGGCGTTGCCCGCGGCTTTCTTTCTGGTGGCCGCTTGTGCCTACCATCATTACGACACGGTGTACCGCCTCCGCGGCGGTGCCGGGGCGCCCCCCCGTCGGCTGGTCCTGGCCACCGGCGGTCACGAGGGGCGCGTCCTGGCGGTCACCGCCGCCGCCCTCTGGGCGACCGGGCATGGCTTCACCACCGCGCTCGCGGTCCTTGGCGGGGCCCTGGCGCTCCTGGTGCTGGGGGAGAGCATCCGTTTCTGGATCTCGTCCCAGGCACCGGCCGTACACGACGAAACAGGAGAACCCGCATGA
- a CDS encoding phosphocholine cytidylyltransferase family protein — MIGLILAAGAGRRLRPYTDTLPKALVPVVTSEGEDTKTVLDLTLANFAEVGLAEAAIVVGYRKEAVYERKEALERRYGVRLTLVENDKAEEWNNAYSLWCARDVIAEGVILANGDTVHPVSVEQTLLAARGQGPIILALDAVKRLADEEMKVVADPEKGVQRITKLMDPAEATGEYIGVTLIESSAAAELADALRVTFERDPQLYYEDGYQELVDRGFRVDTAPIGDVSWVEIDNHDDLARGREIACRY, encoded by the coding sequence ATGATCGGCCTCATCCTGGCCGCGGGCGCCGGACGGCGTCTACGCCCCTACACCGACACCCTGCCCAAAGCCCTGGTGCCGGTCGTCACCTCGGAGGGCGAGGACACCAAAACCGTCCTCGACCTCACGCTGGCGAACTTCGCCGAGGTGGGTCTGGCGGAGGCCGCGATCGTCGTCGGCTACCGCAAGGAAGCGGTGTACGAGCGCAAGGAGGCGCTGGAGCGCCGCTACGGCGTCCGCCTCACCCTCGTCGAGAACGACAAGGCCGAGGAGTGGAACAACGCCTACTCCCTGTGGTGCGCCCGCGACGTCATCGCCGAGGGCGTCATCCTCGCCAATGGCGACACCGTGCACCCGGTCTCCGTCGAGCAGACCCTGCTGGCCGCCCGGGGACAGGGCCCGATCATCCTCGCCCTGGACGCCGTCAAGCGCCTGGCCGATGAGGAGATGAAGGTCGTCGCCGACCCGGAGAAGGGCGTCCAGCGCATCACCAAGCTGATGGACCCGGCCGAGGCCACCGGTGAGTACATCGGCGTCACCCTCATCGAGTCCTCGGCCGCCGCCGAGCTGGCCGACGCGCTGCGCGTCACGTTCGAGCGCGACCCCCAGCTCTACTACGAGGACGGGTACCAGGAGCTCGTCGACCGCGGCTTCCGCGTCGACACCGCGCCCATCGGCGACGTGAGCTGGGTCGAGATCGACAACCACGACGACCTCGCCCGGGGACGGGAGATCGCGTGCCGGTACTGA
- a CDS encoding CDP-alcohol phosphatidyltransferase family protein, translated as MSKPSVAELRPVVHPPGVKDRRSGEHWAGRLYMREISLRWTRHLVSTRITPNQLTYLMVVAGVAAGAALLVPGPAGALLAALLIQLYLLLDCVDGEVARWRGQTSVTGVYLDRVGHYLAEAALLVGFGVRAADVFAVEEPAPNWLWAFLGTVAALGAILIKAETDLVDVARTRGGLSAVRDEAATPRSQGLALARRAAAALKFHRLVGGVEASLLILAVAALDAVGGDLFFTRLGVVVLAAVAVTQTLLHLVSILASSRLR; from the coding sequence ATGTCAAAACCATCGGTAGCTGAACTCCGGCCGGTCGTGCACCCGCCAGGGGTGAAGGACCGGCGCAGCGGAGAGCACTGGGCCGGGCGCCTGTACATGCGGGAGATCTCGCTGCGCTGGACCAGGCACCTGGTGTCCACCCGCATAACGCCCAACCAGCTCACGTACCTGATGGTCGTCGCCGGCGTCGCGGCCGGCGCGGCCCTGCTGGTTCCCGGGCCGGCCGGGGCACTGCTCGCCGCGCTCCTCATCCAGCTCTACCTGCTCCTGGACTGCGTGGACGGCGAGGTCGCGCGCTGGCGCGGCCAGACCTCCGTCACCGGCGTCTACCTGGACCGCGTCGGCCACTACCTGGCCGAGGCCGCGCTGCTCGTCGGCTTCGGCGTGCGGGCCGCCGACGTCTTCGCCGTCGAGGAGCCCGCGCCGAACTGGCTGTGGGCGTTCCTCGGCACGGTGGCGGCGCTCGGCGCCATCCTGATCAAGGCCGAGACCGACCTGGTCGACGTCGCGCGGACCCGCGGCGGGCTGTCCGCGGTGCGCGACGAGGCGGCCACGCCGCGCTCCCAGGGGCTGGCGCTGGCCCGCCGGGCCGCCGCGGCGCTGAAGTTCCACCGGCTGGTCGGCGGCGTCGAGGCGTCCCTGCTGATCCTGGCGGTGGCCGCGCTGGACGCGGTCGGGGGCGACCTGTTCTTCACGCGGCTCGGGGTGGTGGTGCTGGCGGCCGTCGCCGTGACGCAGACGCTGCTGCACCTGGTCTCCATCCTGGCGTCCAGCAGGCTACGGTGA